GAGAACATCCACCCGCACGCGTGGTTTCGCACGCTGGACATACTCGATGACTCGATGCCGGCGCTCGTGGCCGAGTTTGCGCCTGATGCCGTCGTGCACCTCGCCGCACAGGCAAGCGTCCCGGTATCGCTTCGCGACCCCGAGCGGGACTTCGCGGTCAACGCCGAGGGGACGCGCCGAGTCGCTGCCGCGGCAAAGGCCGCCGGTGCCGTGCGCATGATCTCGGCGTCCTCGGCCGCCGTCTATGGCGAGCCCGACGAGACGATGCTTCCGCTTGCCGAGTCAGCGCCCAAGGCGCCCGTTAACCCGTACGGCACCTCAAAGCTCGCCGCCGAAGGGCTGCTCGCCGAGGAGCTGCTAGGGACGGGGGTCGACTTCGCCTCGTTCCGCTTCGCGAACGTGTACGGGCCGCGTCAAGACGCTGCCGGGGAAGGCGGTGTGGTCGCGCTGTTCTGCGCTGCGATGCACGCCGGCGAGCCTCCCACGGTGTTCGGGGACGGCACGCAGACTCGCGACTTCATCTACGTCGGCGACATCGTCGGAGCGATCGTCGCGGCGCTGCACGCCGAAGGCACGCTCGGTACCGCTGCGGGCGATGCACCCGCCTACAACATCTCGACCGGCCGAGAAACCAACGTCAACGACATCCTGCGCTCGCTGCGCGAGGCCGCCGAGTACTGGGGCCCGATCGACTCCCGTCCCCTGCGGCACGGCGATGTGGCGCGCAGCTCACTGTCGCCGGCAAAGTGCGCGGCAACGTTCGGGTGGACGGCGAACCAGACGCTCGACGTGGGGCTGCAGACGACTTGGCGATGGTTCGCCGGACGCGCGTGAGCGACAAGACCCACACCTCGAGTGTGATCGCCGACAAGCTGCGCGCGCTTCACGAGGCCCGCGTGAAGGCAGAGCTTGCTGCAGCGGATTCGCTGGCGCCAGGAAGCGATCGTGTGGCGACCACGGGCGCGAGCTTCGCGCAGATCGCGCTGGTCAAGGGGTTGCCCGGCCCGGCCGAGGCGACCGGTGGCGGGGCCATGACAGGCGCCGATGGGGTCGCGCTCACCAAGGCCGTGACTGCGCTCGGATTCGCCGAGGCGGAGGTGTTCTTCACTGTGTCGCGCCCGGAGCAGGGGATGGACGCGGAGCGCGCCAGCGACCGTCTGCGCTTGCAGCTCGAGTCGGTCGACCCGAAGGTCATCGTCGCGCTCGATGAGCAGGCCGCCGCCGACATCGCCGAAGCGTTCGGTTGCCAGGCGCCGGCCGCCGGTTCGCCGCCGGTTCGTGTTCTCGGCAGGCGGATCTTCGCGGTCAGCGGATTCGAGGCCGCGCTTTCCGACCCCGTTGCCAAGCAGCGGGTCTGGGCGGAGCTTAAAGCCGTGAAGCCGGAAGGATCGGTGTACTAGTGGCCTACATCTTCCTTGTCGCGATGGGGCTCATCATGATCGGCGAGCTCGCCGACAAGTCGCAGTTGCTCGCGATGGTGCTGGCGACGCGCTACAAGGCGTGGCAGGTGCTGCTCGGCATCTTTGTAGCCACATTCG
The sequence above is a segment of the Coriobacteriia bacterium genome. Coding sequences within it:
- a CDS encoding NAD-dependent epimerase/dehydratase family protein translates to MRVLVTGGAGFIGSNLVNALLSGGHVVGVIDDLSTGKSENIHPHAWFRTLDILDDSMPALVAEFAPDAVVHLAAQASVPVSLRDPERDFAVNAEGTRRVAAAAKAAGAVRMISASSAAVYGEPDETMLPLAESAPKAPVNPYGTSKLAAEGLLAEELLGTGVDFASFRFANVYGPRQDAAGEGGVVALFCAAMHAGEPPTVFGDGTQTRDFIYVGDIVGAIVAALHAEGTLGTAAGDAPAYNISTGRETNVNDILRSLREAAEYWGPIDSRPLRHGDVARSSLSPAKCAATFGWTANQTLDVGLQTTWRWFAGRA